In Hahella sp. KA22, one genomic interval encodes:
- a CDS encoding cold-shock protein: MSDTVKGTVKWFNETKGFGFIQQESGPDVFAHFSAITGNGFKTLTEGQQVEFTVAKGPKGPQAENIVCL, from the coding sequence ATGTCCGATACAGTTAAAGGCACTGTTAAATGGTTCAACGAAACTAAAGGTTTTGGTTTCATTCAACAAGAATCCGGCCCAGACGTTTTCGCTCATTTCAGCGCAATCACTGGCAACGGATTCAAAACCCTGACGGAAGGTCAGCAGGTTGAGTTCACTGTCGCCAAAGGTCCAAAAGGTCCGCAGGCTGAGAACATTGTTTGCTTATAA
- a CDS encoding GNAT family N-acetyltransferase: MKLNELVIRAATAADTPDLSRIFFESRKETFYWIEADTFSIHDFLGSVRDEEVYVADHAGVAVGFISIWKPESFIHNLYVDKPFKNKGVGTALLEYCRQRFDSPLQLKVAAKNEPAVAFYRHRGWREIERGVDMPTGEYLLMHLTYA, translated from the coding sequence ATGAAGCTGAATGAGCTGGTCATCCGCGCTGCAACGGCGGCGGATACGCCTGATTTGAGCAGGATATTTTTTGAGTCGCGCAAGGAGACGTTTTACTGGATTGAAGCTGATACGTTTTCGATTCATGACTTTTTGGGCAGCGTTCGGGACGAAGAGGTGTATGTCGCCGATCACGCAGGCGTGGCGGTGGGATTTATCTCTATCTGGAAGCCGGAAAGCTTCATTCACAACCTGTATGTAGACAAACCCTTTAAAAACAAAGGCGTTGGTACGGCGCTGCTGGAGTATTGTCGCCAGCGCTTTGACTCTCCCCTGCAACTGAAAGTCGCCGCCAAAAATGAGCCGGCAGTGGCCTTTTATCGCCATCGGGGCTGGCGCGAGATCGAACGCGGCGTGGATATGCCGACGGGCGAATATCTGTTGATGCACTTGACGTACGCCTGA
- a CDS encoding DUF3301 domain-containing protein, whose protein sequence is MNLQLIDLFWLTLCAIALWGWWEALKVREIALGAARRQCQELDLQFLDGSVALRKLGLRRDTRGSMRLARTYTFEFSSTGEERYNGEVDTLGRWVKDVRLDAHRISYH, encoded by the coding sequence ATGAATCTGCAATTGATCGACCTGTTCTGGCTGACGCTTTGCGCCATCGCGCTCTGGGGATGGTGGGAAGCGCTAAAGGTGCGGGAGATCGCTCTTGGCGCCGCGAGGCGTCAATGTCAGGAGCTTGATCTGCAATTTCTCGACGGCAGCGTGGCCCTGCGTAAGCTGGGTTTGCGACGGGATACGCGGGGCTCCATGCGTCTGGCGCGAACCTATACGTTTGAGTTTTCCTCAACCGGGGAAGAACGCTACAACGGCGAAGTGGACACTTTGGGGCGCTGGGTCAAGGATGTGCGTCTGGATGCGCATCGCATCAGCTATCATTAG
- a CDS encoding SWIM zinc finger domain-containing protein: MSWNQEQIIAMAPDSASVKAAQKLTNTSKWPLLEYNDEAIWGHCQGSGSKPYLSRIDLSGPAFKCSCPSRKFPCKHGLALFLLYAQQQNGFTRQQDAPDWVAEWLDSRADREQKKVERAQNKKPVDAAAQEKRKEQREQKVSRGVEELTLWAEDVARTGLADLQNKNYQYWKNLESRMVDAQAPGLANHVRQMASLAITGDRMSELAASLSRLYLLLNAYGRMEQLADDLQADIRTQIGWPWSQDELLATPPVEDVWLALSHSQTQEERLVMQVIHLVGLDSGRMAKVVNFAHETQRASLVMGWRGGQLIRGNAHFYPSGSPLRAIFADAATLSPEHVGDTPATPAGISLDAMFNQYEQLLARNPWVGPYPFIVDAVIPWRQDDAFWLVDADGKAVPLAERAGDLWKLLAVSGGHPVRVVGEWCGDRFNPLGVWAEHQYFDVTSRQALAA, encoded by the coding sequence GTGTCCTGGAATCAAGAACAAATTATCGCCATGGCGCCGGATAGCGCCTCAGTCAAAGCCGCACAGAAACTCACCAACACAAGTAAGTGGCCGTTATTGGAATATAACGATGAAGCCATTTGGGGACACTGTCAGGGAAGCGGATCGAAGCCTTATCTGTCCCGTATCGACCTGTCCGGTCCTGCATTCAAATGCTCCTGTCCGAGCCGTAAGTTTCCCTGTAAGCACGGGCTTGCGCTCTTTCTCCTGTATGCCCAGCAACAGAATGGCTTTACTCGCCAGCAAGACGCGCCCGATTGGGTCGCTGAATGGCTGGATAGCCGCGCCGACCGGGAACAGAAGAAAGTCGAGCGCGCCCAGAACAAGAAGCCGGTTGACGCCGCCGCGCAGGAAAAACGTAAAGAGCAGCGCGAGCAAAAAGTCAGTCGCGGGGTGGAAGAACTCACGCTCTGGGCTGAAGACGTAGCTCGTACCGGGTTGGCGGACTTGCAGAACAAGAATTACCAGTACTGGAAAAATCTGGAGTCGCGCATGGTGGATGCGCAGGCGCCGGGCTTGGCCAATCATGTGCGCCAGATGGCCTCTCTGGCTATTACCGGCGATCGCATGTCAGAGCTGGCGGCGTCGCTGAGCCGTTTGTATCTGCTGTTAAACGCCTACGGCAGAATGGAGCAATTGGCGGATGATCTGCAGGCGGACATCCGTACGCAAATAGGCTGGCCATGGAGCCAGGACGAGCTGTTGGCCACGCCTCCGGTGGAAGACGTCTGGCTGGCGTTGTCGCACAGTCAGACCCAGGAAGAGCGGCTGGTGATGCAGGTGATCCATCTGGTGGGACTGGACAGCGGGCGGATGGCCAAAGTGGTTAATTTCGCGCATGAAACGCAACGCGCCAGCCTGGTGATGGGATGGCGCGGCGGTCAGCTGATTCGGGGCAACGCTCACTTTTATCCCTCCGGTTCACCGTTGCGGGCGATATTTGCGGACGCTGCGACCCTGTCGCCGGAGCATGTCGGCGATACGCCGGCGACTCCAGCCGGAATAAGCCTGGACGCGATGTTCAACCAGTATGAGCAATTGCTCGCGCGGAATCCCTGGGTAGGTCCTTACCCCTTTATCGTCGACGCAGTCATTCCCTGGCGGCAGGATGACGCATTCTGGCTGGTTGACGCTGACGGTAAAGCCGTCCCGCTGGCCGAGCGCGCAGGGGATCTTTGGAAACTGCTGGCCGTCAGTGGCGGCCACCCGGTGCGCGTCGTAGGCGAGTGGTGCGGGGATCGTTTCAATCCCCTCGGCGTATGGGCCGAACACCAGTATTTCGATGTTACCTCGCGTCAGGCGCTCGCTGCTTAA
- a CDS encoding arylamine N-acetyltransferase yields the protein MTLTEISNAYFTDLDVNPNLPPLEVIRDMQSRHIAKYSFNNLAVALSQDIQIDSESVFNKIVRQGFGGYCFEHNKLTFDALSALDLDVRILLARVVYNTDNDVPRTHRITLLTLDDAQYIVDTGFGHFGARFPIKLEEGLEQDLGDAIYRIVKNARGDYCYQILKDGVFFTLYTFDLGRYTEADCLTGHFYSHKHPNAAFLHNLVVCRKYFNDVQSLRNGELHRMRQGETTVEPVADIETLHRHLTQTFELNVDAAVSEFLFNKFIAEKSA from the coding sequence ATGACTTTGACCGAAATCTCCAACGCCTATTTTACTGACCTGGACGTTAATCCAAACCTTCCGCCCCTGGAAGTGATCCGCGATATGCAGAGTCGGCATATCGCCAAGTACAGCTTCAATAATCTGGCGGTGGCGTTGTCCCAGGACATCCAGATAGACAGTGAGTCTGTGTTTAACAAAATCGTGCGTCAGGGCTTCGGGGGCTATTGCTTCGAACACAACAAACTGACATTCGACGCGCTTTCCGCGCTGGACCTGGATGTACGCATTCTGCTGGCGCGCGTGGTGTATAACACCGACAACGACGTTCCCCGCACTCATCGCATCACCTTACTCACACTGGATGACGCTCAGTACATTGTCGACACCGGCTTCGGTCACTTCGGCGCGCGCTTTCCTATCAAACTTGAAGAAGGTCTGGAACAGGATCTGGGAGACGCCATCTATCGCATCGTCAAAAATGCGCGGGGGGATTATTGCTACCAGATTCTTAAAGACGGCGTGTTTTTCACCCTGTACACCTTTGATCTGGGACGCTATACCGAAGCGGATTGCCTGACGGGACATTTTTACTCCCACAAGCACCCGAACGCCGCGTTTCTGCACAATCTGGTGGTATGCCGCAAGTACTTCAACGACGTGCAGTCTCTGCGTAATGGCGAGCTGCATCGCATGCGCCAGGGTGAAACCACCGTAGAACCGGTCGCCGACATTGAAACGCTGCACCGCCACCTGACGCAGACATTTGAGTTGAACGTAGACGCCGCCGTCTCGGAATTCCTGTTCAATAAGTTTATCGCTGAAAAGTCCGCTTAA
- a CDS encoding DMT family transporter, whose translation MHALTKDTLTLLLWVALMASSFVVSADLPQYASPIAGTELRFILATLLLAPLALTRYALFRDLGLLMRYGMISLFLVLFFIGLFEALKTTTALNTSVIYTLVPLMSVAISRLFLGAGVNAVMLCGFVLGAGGALWVLLATHGNSAETLAWNDGDALFLLACASLALHVTLVKKWGSNTPPIQGAFYIMLMGAILMAPVMIVAGDIEQVAWGEFDFWRVLLYLTLFATIATFYLQQHLVQKVGPNRLLAFSYLIPTFVAIGQGFMQGPGLWYSLPGVALTLLALLLISGAWSPAARKPHVSDAPAN comes from the coding sequence ATGCACGCGCTCACGAAAGATACGCTGACGCTGTTGCTATGGGTGGCGCTGATGGCGTCCTCCTTCGTGGTTTCAGCCGACCTGCCTCAATACGCCAGCCCTATCGCCGGTACTGAGCTGCGTTTTATTTTAGCGACACTGCTGCTGGCGCCGTTGGCGCTGACCCGTTACGCCTTGTTCCGCGACCTTGGCCTGCTCATGCGCTACGGCATGATCAGCCTGTTCCTGGTGCTGTTCTTTATCGGATTGTTTGAAGCGCTGAAAACCACCACCGCGCTGAATACCTCCGTGATCTACACGTTGGTTCCACTGATGAGCGTAGCGATCAGCCGTCTATTTCTGGGAGCTGGCGTCAACGCCGTTATGCTATGTGGATTCGTTCTCGGCGCCGGCGGCGCGCTCTGGGTTTTGCTCGCCACTCATGGAAACAGCGCGGAAACGCTCGCCTGGAACGACGGCGACGCGCTATTCCTGCTCGCCTGCGCAAGCCTTGCGCTGCATGTCACGCTGGTCAAGAAATGGGGCTCCAATACGCCTCCCATTCAGGGCGCTTTCTACATCATGCTGATGGGCGCAATCCTGATGGCGCCGGTTATGATTGTCGCCGGCGATATTGAGCAGGTCGCCTGGGGCGAGTTCGACTTCTGGCGGGTATTGTTGTATCTGACGCTGTTCGCCACCATCGCCACCTTTTACCTGCAGCAGCATCTGGTGCAGAAAGTCGGCCCTAACCGTCTGCTGGCGTTCAGTTATCTCATCCCTACATTCGTCGCCATCGGACAGGGTTTCATGCAAGGCCCAGGGCTGTGGTACAGTCTGCCCGGCGTGGCACTGACGCTGCTCGCCCTGCTGCTGATCTCCGGCGCCTGGTCGCCAGCGGCGCGTAAGCCCCATGTTAGCGACGCACCGGCAAATTGA
- the rnr gene encoding ribonuclease R: MSTASITAISAQDAQKYDNPIPNREFILNVLSQQGGRLNREQLAERLKLSSDQDLEALRRRLRAMERDGQILFDRGDYTPINPNELISGRVIGRREGHGFLARDEGGDDLVLGKSQMRKAMDGDRVQVRISGVDHRGRQEAQIVNVLERNTTQLVGRLKTESGVHTLIPDNDRICNEIIVAPESLGDAVDGQYVVVSIAKYARNRSPMLTEVIEVLGDAMAPGMEIDIALRNHDIPFVWPKEAIQAAKKLGSTVSEEDKLHRYDLRSVPLVTIDGEDSMDFDDALFCQPRSNGGWRLFVAIADVSHYVKPGSPLDLEAQKRGTSVYFPGRVEPMLPEALSNGLCSLNPNVDRLAMVCEMFIDSAGNLGKFQFYEGIMRSHARLTYTEVGALLEQPESRLGQQVQQRYSDLVPHLQALHQLYGALRQARSKRGAIDFETTESKFQFDAQRKIRRIDPVVRNDAHKLVEECMLCANVATARFLQKLKLPALYRVHQGPLQKKLESLRAFLGELGLSLGGGKQPTATHYRRLLNSISERPDADVIQSIMLRSLSQAAYSPDNQGHFGLAYSAYAHFTSPIRRYPDLLTHRAIRSVIRGDESGGKLKRALKSITGLGVDPVRRVDSAASLSPSQSYPYNLEEMLKLGEQCSLASRRADMASWDVEAWLKCEYMQDRIGDAFAGTICGVTNFGLFVELKGVMVEGLIHISALEGDYYQFDAAKQRLTGERSKKSYGLGDAIQVRVVRVDLEQRKIELEMDGRWQASGNGKNVSGGRRRSNDKSPGRRSGKPKSSGRYANKKPAVAESAH; the protein is encoded by the coding sequence ATGAGCACAGCCTCAATAACTGCAATTAGCGCGCAAGACGCGCAAAAATACGATAATCCGATCCCCAACCGCGAGTTCATTCTCAATGTGCTCAGTCAGCAAGGCGGACGTCTCAACCGTGAACAATTGGCTGAACGCCTCAAGCTGAGCAGCGATCAGGACCTGGAAGCGCTACGACGTCGCCTGCGCGCAATGGAGCGTGACGGACAGATCCTTTTCGATCGCGGAGACTACACGCCAATCAACCCGAATGAGCTGATTAGCGGTCGCGTCATCGGCCGCCGCGAAGGACACGGTTTTCTGGCTCGGGATGAAGGGGGGGATGATCTGGTTCTGGGCAAAAGCCAAATGCGCAAAGCGATGGACGGCGATCGCGTCCAGGTTCGCATCAGTGGCGTCGATCACCGAGGCCGACAGGAGGCCCAGATCGTCAACGTACTGGAGCGCAACACCACGCAGTTGGTGGGTCGCCTGAAAACCGAATCCGGCGTTCATACTCTGATTCCTGACAATGACCGCATCTGCAACGAGATTATCGTTGCGCCGGAAAGCCTTGGCGACGCTGTTGACGGACAGTATGTCGTGGTAAGCATCGCCAAGTACGCCAGAAACCGTTCGCCAATGCTGACGGAAGTGATTGAAGTGCTTGGCGACGCCATGGCTCCGGGCATGGAAATCGACATAGCTCTCCGTAATCACGACATCCCCTTTGTCTGGCCCAAAGAAGCCATTCAGGCGGCGAAGAAACTGGGCTCAACGGTCTCTGAAGAAGACAAACTACACCGGTATGACTTACGCAGCGTTCCCCTGGTCACGATTGATGGCGAAGACTCCATGGACTTTGACGATGCGCTTTTCTGCCAGCCGCGCAGCAATGGCGGATGGCGTTTGTTTGTCGCTATCGCAGACGTCTCTCACTATGTGAAGCCGGGCAGCCCGCTGGACCTGGAAGCTCAGAAACGCGGGACATCCGTTTACTTTCCCGGTCGCGTAGAACCCATGTTGCCGGAGGCGCTGTCCAATGGACTGTGCTCACTGAATCCCAATGTGGATCGTCTGGCCATGGTCTGCGAAATGTTCATCGACTCTGCTGGCAATCTCGGCAAGTTCCAGTTCTACGAAGGGATCATGCGTTCTCATGCCCGCCTGACCTATACAGAAGTCGGCGCGTTGCTGGAGCAACCGGAATCCAGACTTGGTCAGCAGGTCCAACAGCGCTACAGCGATCTGGTTCCGCACCTGCAGGCGTTGCATCAGTTGTATGGCGCGCTACGGCAGGCTCGCAGCAAACGCGGCGCTATTGACTTTGAAACCACAGAAAGCAAGTTTCAATTCGACGCTCAACGCAAGATTCGCCGCATTGACCCCGTCGTGCGCAATGACGCTCACAAGCTGGTGGAAGAATGCATGCTATGCGCCAATGTGGCGACGGCGCGCTTCCTGCAGAAGCTCAAGCTTCCCGCGCTGTATCGGGTTCACCAGGGACCTCTGCAGAAAAAGCTGGAAAGCCTGCGTGCGTTCCTCGGGGAATTGGGATTGTCTCTGGGTGGCGGCAAGCAACCGACGGCCACGCACTATCGCCGCCTGTTGAACAGCATCAGCGAGCGTCCTGACGCGGACGTCATACAATCCATTATGCTGAGATCGCTTAGCCAGGCAGCGTACAGTCCGGATAACCAAGGACATTTCGGGCTGGCTTACAGCGCTTACGCCCATTTCACATCGCCGATCCGGCGTTATCCTGATCTTCTGACGCACCGCGCAATTCGTTCGGTGATCAGGGGGGATGAAAGCGGCGGCAAGCTAAAGCGCGCATTAAAGTCGATCACCGGATTGGGCGTGGATCCCGTTCGCCGCGTCGACAGCGCCGCCTCTTTATCGCCGTCGCAAAGTTATCCTTACAACCTGGAGGAGATGCTGAAGCTGGGTGAGCAATGCTCTCTCGCATCCCGCCGGGCGGATATGGCCAGTTGGGATGTGGAAGCATGGCTGAAGTGCGAATACATGCAGGATCGCATTGGCGACGCCTTCGCCGGCACAATCTGCGGAGTAACCAACTTCGGCCTGTTCGTGGAGCTGAAAGGCGTGATGGTCGAAGGTTTGATTCATATCTCTGCGCTAGAGGGCGACTATTATCAATTCGACGCCGCCAAGCAGCGCCTGACTGGCGAACGCAGTAAAAAAAGCTACGGGCTTGGGGACGCGATTCAGGTAAGAGTCGTTCGCGTTGATCTGGAGCAGCGCAAAATCGAACTTGAAATGGATGGTCGCTGGCAAGCGTCTGGTAACGGCAAAAACGTCTCCGGCGGCAGACGACGCAGTAATGACAAGTCGCCCGGCCGACGCTCAGGAAAACCGAAGTCCAGCGGTCGGTATGCGAACAAAAAACCCGCCGTGGCTGAGAGCGCCCACTAA
- a CDS encoding DUF5691 domain-containing protein, with protein MQEWNDSVKRLILGCDAQDAPWTAPSAELGAALDKMAAEPAERRLLKAAVMFNFTRLVGQSHQRALAVAPAQSDSVEQCSERAEELLRAALRAKDTRLLAEYLTTLADAGRVSPPAALADLFDAALNQPRLQVSLRHVMGERGRWLCGLNLKWEALRSDAPASEELAHLSGVARVDAFRRLREADPAAALNQLSAIWKDEPAKERAALLEVMKVGLNPSDTVFLAACVDDRSLPVRYQATRFLAQLGDASVLTPLREWLASSLQLKKALLKKSQLNIEPPKEFDKAWEKWGVKEDLTHLPNRTKVGKRAGWFYQVLALLPPRVSAEILQTSLEQTIDLYRRSDYAEAALLALSEGAMLHGDVTYFETLFPALTEVERTEYLGGLAAGFAAEKIEPLILPALQAAMKKDSQFWLPVLYQLKAFSRLTPKLSEAIAEMIRAKILEGESWYYDAHQTIDQLAYQFSLTSYEKIRSLLEPLQDDRTNPLLAVYKNRVDFHKELQS; from the coding sequence ATGCAGGAATGGAACGATAGCGTTAAGCGCCTGATATTGGGCTGCGACGCCCAGGATGCGCCCTGGACCGCGCCATCAGCGGAGTTGGGCGCGGCGCTGGATAAAATGGCCGCAGAGCCGGCGGAACGTCGCCTGCTGAAGGCCGCCGTTATGTTCAACTTTACGCGTTTGGTGGGACAGTCTCATCAGCGCGCTTTAGCGGTGGCGCCGGCTCAGAGTGACAGCGTTGAGCAATGCAGCGAACGTGCGGAAGAATTACTACGCGCCGCCTTGCGCGCCAAAGATACGCGTTTGCTGGCGGAGTATCTGACTACGCTGGCCGACGCCGGACGGGTGTCGCCTCCGGCGGCGTTGGCGGATCTGTTTGACGCGGCGCTTAACCAGCCGCGATTGCAGGTCAGTCTGCGCCACGTCATGGGTGAGCGCGGGCGCTGGCTATGCGGGCTCAATCTCAAGTGGGAGGCGTTGCGCAGCGACGCTCCCGCATCGGAGGAACTAGCTCACCTCAGCGGCGTGGCCCGAGTGGATGCGTTCCGTCGTCTGCGTGAGGCGGACCCGGCCGCAGCGCTGAATCAGTTGAGTGCGATTTGGAAAGATGAGCCCGCCAAGGAACGCGCCGCGTTACTGGAAGTGATGAAAGTCGGTCTGAACCCCAGCGACACTGTATTTCTGGCCGCCTGCGTTGATGATCGCAGCCTGCCTGTGCGATATCAGGCGACGCGGTTTTTAGCGCAGTTGGGCGATGCGTCCGTGTTGACGCCGTTACGGGAGTGGCTCGCCAGTTCTTTGCAGCTAAAGAAAGCTTTGCTGAAGAAGTCCCAACTGAACATCGAGCCTCCCAAGGAATTTGATAAAGCCTGGGAGAAGTGGGGCGTTAAAGAAGATCTGACGCATTTGCCCAACCGCACCAAGGTGGGCAAACGGGCGGGCTGGTTCTATCAAGTGCTGGCTTTGCTGCCCCCGCGTGTCAGCGCTGAGATTTTGCAAACGTCTTTAGAACAGACCATTGATCTGTATCGTCGCAGCGACTACGCGGAGGCGGCGCTGCTGGCCTTGTCCGAAGGCGCTATGTTGCACGGCGACGTGACTTATTTTGAAACGCTGTTTCCTGCGCTGACGGAAGTTGAACGTACCGAATATCTGGGTGGGTTGGCCGCCGGTTTCGCCGCCGAAAAGATCGAGCCGCTGATATTGCCCGCGCTGCAGGCGGCGATGAAGAAGGACAGCCAGTTCTGGCTGCCGGTGCTGTATCAGCTCAAAGCCTTCTCCCGTCTGACGCCCAAATTATCCGAAGCCATCGCAGAGATGATTCGCGCCAAGATCCTCGAAGGTGAGAGTTGGTATTACGACGCTCACCAGACTATTGATCAACTGGCTTACCAGTTCTCGTTGACGTCTTACGAAAAAATTCGCTCCCTGCTGGAGCCCCTGCAAGACGATCGAACCAACCCTTTGCTGGCGGTGTACAAGAACCGCGTTGATTTCCATAAGGAGCTACAGTCATGA
- a CDS encoding Crp/Fnr family transcriptional regulator, with product MNQREIERSFLNFLKQSFHLIDAVDLTDLDLQGEVHCYRKGDLLIQQGRPAPKLYYFAKGFARYVCVSPEGKEFTQSFACSPNIAGSTRAMVLNAPALFSIEALDDVLCLEFDWSHFSQSLQRHPGLLATYTKMLEALFIGKEERIYGFVQLTAEQRYLNFLEQNPQLSDKIPLQYIASYIGITPVALSRIRKKLRLD from the coding sequence ATGAATCAGCGGGAAATCGAACGGAGTTTCCTGAATTTTCTCAAGCAATCATTCCACCTGATTGACGCCGTCGACCTGACGGATTTGGATCTGCAGGGCGAAGTGCATTGCTACCGCAAGGGCGACCTGCTGATTCAGCAAGGTCGACCCGCCCCCAAGCTTTACTACTTCGCCAAAGGTTTCGCCCGCTATGTCTGCGTCTCCCCTGAAGGCAAAGAGTTTACTCAGTCCTTCGCCTGCTCGCCCAATATCGCCGGCTCCACCCGCGCCATGGTGCTCAATGCCCCAGCGTTATTCAGCATAGAAGCGCTGGACGACGTACTTTGTCTGGAGTTCGACTGGAGTCATTTCAGCCAGAGCCTGCAACGTCATCCCGGGCTGCTCGCCACTTACACCAAAATGCTGGAAGCCCTGTTCATTGGCAAAGAAGAACGTATCTATGGCTTTGTGCAACTGACGGCGGAGCAACGCTATCTCAACTTCCTGGAACAAAATCCTCAACTGAGCGACAAAATTCCCCTGCAATACATCGCCTCCTACATCGGCATTACCCCCGTGGCGCTCAGCCGCATCCGCAAAAAGCTACGC
- a CDS encoding AAA family ATPase: MTEQAILRQHAEQLFQQELEALREVDKRQRPANWALSPWAVCTYLMGGKLDNGFEVTPKYIGSRRLMEIAVATLTTDRALLLYGVPGTAKSWVSEHLAAAVSGDSTLVVQGTAGTSEEAMRYGWNYAQLLAHGPSRDALVESPLMRAMSQGKICRIEELTRIPSDVQDTLITVLSEKHLPIAELNDEVQAVRGFNVIATANNRDRGVNELSSALKRRFNTVILPTPATIEEEVSIVSKRVSDMGRALELPVEVNAIAEIQRVVTIFRELREGKTLDGKEKLKSPSATLSTAEAISVMNSGMSLAHHFGDGKLSASDLASGLIGAVVKDPVQDAVVWREYLETVVKERDGWKDVYRACRELS; encoded by the coding sequence ATGACCGAACAAGCCATTTTAAGACAGCACGCGGAGCAACTGTTCCAGCAGGAACTGGAGGCATTGCGTGAAGTGGACAAGCGTCAGCGCCCTGCTAACTGGGCGCTGTCCCCTTGGGCGGTCTGCACTTATTTGATGGGTGGCAAGCTGGATAACGGTTTTGAAGTAACGCCCAAGTACATCGGTTCGCGCAGGCTGATGGAAATCGCGGTGGCGACGCTGACTACCGATCGCGCGCTGCTGCTTTACGGTGTGCCCGGTACGGCCAAATCCTGGGTGTCCGAGCATCTGGCGGCGGCGGTGTCGGGCGACTCCACGCTGGTCGTGCAGGGCACCGCCGGCACCAGCGAAGAAGCCATGCGTTACGGCTGGAACTATGCGCAACTGTTGGCTCATGGCCCCAGCCGGGACGCACTGGTGGAATCGCCGCTGATGCGCGCCATGTCTCAAGGCAAGATCTGCCGTATCGAGGAATTGACGCGAATTCCGTCCGACGTGCAGGACACGCTCATCACAGTCCTGTCGGAAAAACACCTGCCTATCGCTGAGCTCAATGACGAAGTGCAGGCGGTGCGCGGCTTCAACGTTATCGCCACCGCCAATAACCGCGACCGTGGCGTCAACGAACTGTCCAGCGCCCTCAAGCGTCGCTTCAACACGGTGATTCTGCCTACGCCCGCCACCATCGAAGAAGAAGTGAGCATCGTCTCCAAACGCGTCAGTGATATGGGGCGCGCGCTGGAGTTGCCGGTGGAGGTCAACGCTATTGCGGAAATCCAGCGCGTGGTGACCATCTTCCGCGAACTGCGTGAAGGCAAAACCCTGGATGGCAAGGAAAAACTGAAGTCCCCCAGCGCTACGCTCAGCACTGCTGAAGCCATTTCTGTCATGAACAGCGGCATGAGTCTGGCCCATCACTTTGGCGACGGAAAGCTATCGGCTTCGGATCTCGCATCAGGTTTGATTGGAGCCGTGGTGAAAGATCCTGTGCAGGATGCAGTGGTTTGGCGTGAGTATCTGGAAACCGTGGTGAAAGAGCGCGACGGTTGGAAAGACGTATATCGCGCCTGTCGCGAACTGAGCTGA
- a CDS encoding AraC family transcriptional regulator, translating into MIIRDSQISAAYLRGLVDYLILKRQDASLFLKPFQISEAAIGEPQQRLPTRLFGAMLEAAGALLNDKNIGLHVGEQIKPGQYGVLGLSVMNCKTLREAIVRHERYERLVCDVGHTTYRLAGDEVILSWDSCSPDLSRHIAEENIASWTTFARWITGADVSPALIRFQHSRPQDIQEHERLFRCPLQFSCDSIEVRFPAAYLDLPLRQHDPAMLVLLDEYADRLLLQLNPEADFRDKVKAALTDLLQAGDISLKKTAQTLELSERALQRRLQEEGCNYQQILDDTRRELALRQISDKRLDLSEITFFLGFADQSAFQRAFKRWTGRTPGQYRRELEPVS; encoded by the coding sequence ATGATTATTCGAGACAGTCAGATTTCCGCCGCCTATCTCCGCGGCCTGGTAGATTATCTCATTCTGAAACGACAGGATGCGTCTTTATTTCTAAAGCCTTTCCAGATTTCCGAAGCGGCCATTGGCGAACCACAACAACGCCTGCCGACCCGATTATTCGGGGCCATGCTGGAAGCCGCCGGCGCTTTGCTAAATGACAAAAATATCGGGCTGCATGTCGGCGAACAGATCAAACCTGGGCAGTACGGCGTCCTCGGACTCAGCGTCATGAACTGTAAAACCCTGCGAGAAGCAATCGTAAGACATGAGCGCTACGAACGACTGGTATGTGATGTCGGACATACCACTTACCGGCTCGCCGGCGATGAAGTCATTCTAAGTTGGGACAGTTGTTCGCCAGACCTGTCGCGGCATATCGCGGAAGAGAATATCGCCAGCTGGACCACATTCGCCCGCTGGATTACCGGCGCGGATGTGTCCCCTGCGCTCATCCGCTTTCAACATTCGCGCCCACAGGATATTCAGGAGCACGAGCGTCTTTTCCGTTGCCCCCTGCAATTCTCCTGCGACAGCATTGAAGTGCGCTTTCCCGCCGCCTATCTGGATCTGCCCTTACGCCAACATGACCCCGCCATGCTGGTGTTGCTGGACGAATACGCGGACCGCCTGCTCTTGCAGCTCAACCCGGAGGCGGACTTCAGGGATAAAGTGAAAGCTGCGCTGACGGATCTGCTGCAGGCCGGCGATATCAGTCTGAAGAAAACGGCGCAGACATTGGAGCTTTCTGAAAGGGCGCTGCAACGTCGGCTACAGGAAGAGGGATGCAACTATCAGCAGATTCTCGACGACACGCGCCGGGAGTTGGCGCTCAGGCAAATCAGCGATAAGCGTCTGGACCTGTCGGAAATTACGTTCTTTCTCGGGTTCGCGGATCAAAGCGCGTTTCAGCGAGCGTTCAAACGCTGGACCGGGCGAACGCCGGGGCAATATCGCCGCGAACTGGAACCTGTAAGCTAA